From a region of the uncultured Draconibacterium sp. genome:
- a CDS encoding universal stress protein has protein sequence MKQKEYSILALISPNKEGETVLKEALYLHNTLEVKLVILNVLKEPGFFERNFQSEETELAIKNAKQELTNFVRKVIGTEIPSNIAISVRAGNPVEVLLEKSKTDSLEFLLIDKSDSNYPGALTKEEVDKLISLSKCPVLTVNKDFGVPEIKNIAIPIDITQSTKKRLLWAQFLAKKHDAKITILSALKANIDVEKSLALKNAKKIQQLLHDHDIECDIKILKMYNQDSHQVILEYVKEENPELLIIRTHQESIFSNKNIGKFVSEIVHGSKLPVFTVNYTPNPVDSLFL, from the coding sequence ATGAAACAGAAAGAATACAGCATTTTGGCGCTTATTTCGCCAAATAAAGAGGGAGAGACGGTTTTAAAAGAAGCACTGTACCTGCATAATACGCTTGAGGTAAAACTGGTAATATTAAATGTATTAAAAGAGCCTGGTTTTTTTGAGCGAAACTTTCAGTCCGAAGAAACTGAGTTAGCAATAAAAAATGCCAAACAAGAACTAACAAACTTTGTTAGGAAAGTAATTGGGACGGAAATACCAAGCAACATTGCTATTTCGGTGCGGGCCGGTAATCCGGTGGAAGTATTACTGGAAAAATCGAAAACCGACAGTCTGGAGTTTTTACTGATTGACAAAAGTGATAGTAATTATCCGGGGGCATTGACAAAAGAGGAAGTTGACAAATTAATTAGCTTATCGAAATGCCCGGTATTAACGGTGAACAAAGATTTTGGCGTACCGGAAATAAAGAATATTGCTATCCCGATCGACATTACCCAATCGACTAAAAAAAGACTTTTATGGGCGCAATTCTTAGCCAAAAAGCACGATGCCAAAATTACGATCCTGTCGGCGCTAAAAGCAAATATTGATGTAGAAAAAAGTCTTGCTTTAAAAAATGCCAAAAAGATTCAACAATTACTGCATGATCATGATATTGAATGTGATATAAAAATACTTAAAATGTACAACCAGGATTCGCATCAGGTTATTCTGGAATATGTGAAAGAAGAAAATCCCGAGTTATTAATAATCCGTACGCATCAGGAATCGATATTTTCGAATAAGAACATCGGAAAATTTGTTTCCGAAATAGTTCATGGAAGTAAGTTGCCCGTTTTTACGGTGAATTATACGCCAAATCCTGTCGACTCGCTTTTCCTCTAA
- a CDS encoding TonB-dependent receptor — MKKNATCFFLYFNRKKKLLLSMKLVLILLLTSFNHVSASTYSNVNDSDLNRGKTEVSDVQQNAVSGKVTDSNGASLPGVTVVVKGTSNGVITDTDGNFSLSDVSPDNILIFSFIGMRSQEVPVGNQSVINVTMEVDVIGIEEVVTIGYGVQKKTTVTGAISTVKGEELAKVPVPNISQALAGKLAGVSMRPNGGQPGFDDPDIHIRGVVTTGNSDPLIVVDGVKRDNIRQVDPATIESVTILKDAAAVAPYGIGGANGVILITTKKGTAGKPVVRLTSSFGIQNPTYLPEMLNAQDYMALQNEGYYNLTPNGTTPPNDPDLIADYPNLHRQDPDLYPDSKFIDHWNTNVPVQNYNLEFSGGSSKFNYHAGLGYYDQGGIVDKINYKRYSYNISLGLQATNTTKVSMSIHGSIEETDELDPGENTRQGHLFRAFYKFVPIQTMLYSDGEHWGESSASSPIAALNSDGYTDINRKTLLTSLTLEQELPFIEGLNFKGVFSYDPNIQRTKQWHLPFIYHVIDYSTTPYSFTEAQTTQEGTSPLYSYLRLEEERWANFTYQAYLNYARTFGDHSVTGLLVAEARESSRDNFWTRRNNFAILIDEMDFGSSDKNDYDNGGASSTGSEIGYVYRVGYGYMDKYLFEASGRYDGHYYFAPGERWGYFPAFSAAWRISEEGFMADKENIDNLKLRGSWGQSGMLAGEAFQYLAGYSLRGNAYAFGNGSLVQGSANESEPNPAITWEISTKMDIGFDLNMWNGLLNLEFDYFHEKRTGMLLAPQVTLPVEYGLDLSEENKGEMKNNGIEINASSIYNLNNDMVIGLSANFSYARNQMIEVFQSDAEANNPNRTRVGQPYRTPYGYKALGLFTTAEDTNGDGIINSDDGYNVEQFGELHPGDIKYADLSGPDGVPDGKIDSNDETKIGYPRYPLMTFGFTPSLEWKNLDVALFFQGAAKASIRTYQFMTVPFENNGSNTSYEYFDNRWTPENQNAKYPRATPSPYNNNTQQTDFWMVDTNYLRLKTATIGYTLPERITDKLGIGDVRCYVTGQNVFTISKLKHVDPELGYDLRETAYPVMKSTTFGIDITF; from the coding sequence ATGAAAAAAAATGCAACTTGTTTTTTTCTGTATTTCAACAGGAAAAAGAAATTATTGCTTTCGATGAAACTCGTGTTAATTCTTTTGTTAACAAGTTTCAATCATGTTTCAGCCAGTACTTATTCGAATGTCAACGATTCTGACTTAAATCGGGGTAAAACCGAAGTGTCAGATGTTCAGCAAAATGCGGTTTCCGGAAAAGTAACTGACAGCAACGGGGCTTCTCTCCCTGGTGTAACCGTTGTAGTTAAAGGAACAAGTAATGGAGTAATTACCGATACCGACGGGAATTTCTCATTAAGTGATGTTTCGCCGGATAATATCCTGATATTTTCTTTTATCGGGATGCGGTCTCAGGAAGTTCCAGTTGGTAATCAGTCGGTTATTAATGTTACCATGGAAGTAGATGTAATTGGTATTGAAGAAGTAGTTACCATCGGTTATGGTGTACAGAAAAAAACCACTGTAACCGGTGCAATCAGTACTGTTAAAGGAGAAGAATTGGCCAAGGTGCCAGTTCCTAATATTTCTCAGGCGTTGGCTGGTAAATTAGCCGGTGTTAGTATGCGTCCTAACGGAGGTCAACCGGGATTCGATGATCCCGACATTCATATTCGTGGAGTTGTTACAACAGGTAACAGCGATCCTTTGATTGTGGTTGATGGCGTAAAAAGAGATAATATACGCCAGGTTGATCCGGCAACCATCGAATCTGTTACAATTCTTAAAGATGCGGCTGCTGTTGCTCCATACGGAATTGGTGGGGCCAACGGAGTAATTCTTATTACCACCAAAAAAGGTACAGCCGGCAAACCTGTTGTTCGCTTAACTTCATCTTTTGGAATTCAGAATCCAACATATTTACCGGAAATGCTGAATGCACAGGATTATATGGCACTCCAAAATGAAGGTTATTACAACCTAACACCAAATGGAACAACACCTCCTAATGATCCGGATTTAATCGCCGATTATCCTAATTTACACCGACAGGATCCGGATTTATATCCCGACTCAAAATTTATTGATCATTGGAATACAAACGTACCAGTACAGAATTACAACCTGGAGTTTAGTGGTGGTTCATCAAAATTTAATTACCACGCAGGTTTAGGATATTATGATCAGGGAGGAATTGTAGATAAAATTAATTATAAAAGGTATAGCTACAATATCAGTCTGGGATTACAGGCAACCAATACTACCAAAGTGAGTATGTCAATTCATGGTTCGATAGAAGAGACCGATGAGCTTGATCCTGGTGAAAATACCCGTCAGGGACACCTCTTCCGGGCTTTTTACAAATTTGTACCTATACAAACAATGCTCTATTCTGATGGAGAACATTGGGGGGAATCATCTGCAAGTTCTCCTATTGCTGCCTTAAACTCTGATGGTTACACAGATATAAACCGAAAAACCCTTTTAACTTCGTTAACCTTAGAACAGGAGTTGCCATTTATTGAAGGCCTTAATTTTAAAGGCGTTTTTAGTTACGACCCTAATATTCAACGAACAAAACAATGGCACCTTCCTTTTATCTATCATGTAATTGATTATTCCACAACACCTTATTCATTTACCGAAGCACAAACAACTCAGGAAGGCACGTCTCCGCTATATAGTTACCTGAGGCTTGAGGAAGAAAGGTGGGCGAATTTTACCTATCAGGCTTACCTGAATTATGCCCGCACATTTGGCGACCACAGTGTAACAGGTTTACTTGTTGCCGAAGCAAGAGAGTCATCAAGAGATAATTTCTGGACACGAAGAAACAACTTTGCCATATTAATTGATGAAATGGACTTTGGTAGTTCAGACAAAAACGATTACGACAATGGTGGAGCTTCTTCAACCGGTAGCGAAATTGGCTACGTTTATCGTGTAGGTTATGGCTACATGGATAAGTATTTATTCGAAGCATCGGGTAGATATGATGGGCACTACTATTTTGCACCTGGAGAACGCTGGGGATATTTTCCTGCATTTTCTGCCGCATGGCGAATTTCTGAAGAAGGATTTATGGCCGATAAAGAAAATATTGACAACCTAAAATTAAGAGGTTCATGGGGACAGTCAGGTATGCTCGCCGGTGAAGCGTTCCAATACCTGGCAGGCTACAGCCTTCGTGGAAATGCTTATGCATTTGGAAATGGTTCACTTGTTCAGGGATCAGCTAACGAAAGTGAACCAAACCCTGCAATCACATGGGAGATTTCAACAAAGATGGATATTGGTTTCGACTTAAATATGTGGAACGGGCTGCTGAACCTGGAATTTGACTATTTCCATGAAAAACGTACCGGAATGCTTCTTGCGCCACAAGTAACACTCCCTGTAGAGTATGGACTAGACTTGTCGGAGGAGAATAAAGGAGAAATGAAAAATAACGGTATCGAAATCAACGCTTCCAGTATTTACAATTTAAATAATGATATGGTAATTGGACTGTCTGCCAACTTTAGTTATGCCAGAAACCAAATGATAGAAGTATTTCAAAGCGATGCAGAGGCAAATAATCCAAACCGTACCAGGGTTGGTCAACCTTATAGAACACCATACGGGTATAAGGCATTAGGTCTTTTCACTACCGCTGAAGACACCAATGGCGATGGTATAATAAACTCTGATGATGGTTATAATGTTGAACAGTTTGGTGAACTTCATCCCGGAGATATTAAGTATGCTGACTTAAGTGGCCCTGACGGAGTGCCGGATGGTAAAATCGATTCGAATGATGAAACAAAAATTGGTTATCCGAGATATCCGTTAATGACTTTCGGTTTTACTCCTAGTTTGGAATGGAAGAATCTTGATGTTGCTCTGTTCTTCCAGGGAGCTGCCAAAGCTAGTATCAGAACTTACCAATTTATGACTGTTCCTTTTGAGAACAACGGAAGTAATACTTCGTATGAATATTTTGATAACCGCTGGACTCCGGAAAATCAAAATGCGAAATATCCAAGGGCTACACCATCTCCATACAATAATAACACCCAGCAAACTGATTTCTGGATGGTAGATACCAATTACTTAAGACTTAAAACTGCCACTATCGGTTACACCCTGCCCGAAAGGATAACTGATAAATTGGGTATTGGAGATGTTCGTTGTTATGTAACAGGCCAAAATGTGTTTACAATTAGTAAGCTTAAGCATGTTGACCCAGAGTTGGGCTACGATTTGAGAGAAACTGCTTATCCGGTTATGAAGTCTACTACATTTGGAATTGATATAACATTTTAA